From Pseudochaenichthys georgianus chromosome 11, fPseGeo1.2, whole genome shotgun sequence, a single genomic window includes:
- the ehmt2 gene encoding histone-lysine N-methyltransferase EHMT2 isoform X2 — MGGIASMLSSLQPGKDSSKAGEEGEKCSPASSPSKAAAGHAAKSIPSLSPSPSTSSVLSPGRAKMSVSGAGSSKSILAPSPSPSSSSSSSSSSFATASSSPSVSPPPTKIHRARKTMNRPATGQMSHTEAPVIPSGSSEIEQVAKRRKLGHLSEDMPEQSENIPENAQTVAETLFHKKVETVTKTAPEKSNSSVGKLKQEVAEKIPISSPSMQDSEKFEDGGAEARQSKDIEGSVNMSDHGSESETKRTVKSRNENEESSWQQSDQEKERISADVVETVGAGRATEYTEVPLGALNISAADSLTLSPHHEGSDAGDTERLEELPLCSCRMEAPRADSSSHRISRQCMATESINGELRACTSRTMKGETMRPSSRVPLMMLCEIHRSHMVKHHCCPGCGYFCLAGTFLECCPDQRIAHRFHRGCVTVLGGGRSRSNGGGGGGMLFCPHCGEDASEAQEVTIPSFSSATSSATTVVTMSASSTTTPSLPPSAPTAPSLTASTGGMKDGKMPERPVSARIHSHGLVTLAVEQQPPQPVASAATEATLPPAEEGVDSVGPSLCMPNGKPISPSALPPGPSRAALQKAILTQDTERRKKLRFHPRQLYPSAKLGEVQRVLLMLMEGIDPTYQPESQNRRSALHAAAQRGLLEVCYLLLQAGAQVDAQDKDRRTPLLEAIVNNHIEVAHYLVQNGACVYHVEEDGYTGLHHAAKLGNLEIVSMLLETGQADVNAQDTGGWTPIIWSAEHKHVDVIKVLLNRGADVTISDKELNVCLHWAAYAGNVDIAELVMNSGCSLASVNLHGDTPLHIAAREGFLECVTLFLSRGADIDVVNREGDTPLSLARSDTPVWVALQINRKLRRGITNRMLRTEKIICSDVAQGYENVPIPCVNAVDDEGCPSDYKYVSENCETSAMNIDRNITHLQHCSCTDDCSSSNCLCGQLSIRCWYDKDQRLLQEFNKIEPPLIFECNMACSCYRTCKNRVVQAGIKVRLQLYRTEKMGWGVRALQDIPQGSFICEYVGELISDAEADVREDDSYLFDLDNKDGEVYCIDARYYGNISRFINHLCDPNLIPVRVFMLHQDLRFPRIAFFSSRDILSGQELGFDYGDRFWDIKSKYFTCQCGSEKCKHSAEAIAIEQNRLARLDACPDSGADCGMSMLGNS; from the exons ATGGGTGGTATTGCATCAATGTTGTCATCTCTGCAACCTGGAAAGGACTCTTCCAAAgctggagaggagggagagaagtGCTCACCTGCGTCCTCCCctagcaaagcagcagcag GACACGCAGCAAAGTCCATTCCATCATTGTCCCCCTCTCCTTCGACGTCTTCAGTGTTGTCCCCTGGCCGAGCTAAGATGAGTGTCTCTGGAGCCGGCAGTAGTAAATCCATCCTGGCACCTTCTCCTTCCCCGtcgtcctcctcttcttcctcttcttcctcttttgCCACAGCTTCCTCATCTCCTTCTGTCTCCCCTCCCCCAACCAAGATTCATCGGGCTCGAAAGACCATGAACAGGCCTGCAACCGGGCAG ATGAGCCACACTGAAGCGCCTGTGATACCTTCAGGATCCTCTGAAATTGAACAGG TTGCAAAAAGGAGAAAACTTGGTCATTTATCTGAAGACATGCCTGAGCAATCAGAAAACATTCCAGAAAATGCTCAAACTGTG GCAGAAACGTTATTTCATAAAAAAGTGGAGACCGTTACCAAAACTGCACCAGAGAAGAGCAACAGCAGTGTTGGGAAATTAAAGCAGGAAGTTGCCGAGAAAATTCCTATTTCCAGTCCGTCCATGCAAGATTCAGAAAAG TTTGAAGATGGTGGGGCGGAAGCAAGACAAAGTAAAGACATAGAAGGGTCTGTGAACATGTCAGATCAT GGTTCAGAGTCTGAAACAAAGAGAACTGTCAAGAGTAGAAATGAGAACGAGGAGTCTTCGTGGCAGCAATCAGACCAGGAAAAAGAGAGAATCTCGGCTGACGTGGTTGAGACAGTAGGAG CAGGAAGGGCCACTGAGTACACGGAGGTTCCTCTGGGTGCTCTGAACATCTCCGCTGCCGACAGTCTGACTCTTTCTCCTCATCACG AAGGAAGTGATGCAGGAGACACGGAGCGGCTGGAGGAGCTTCCTCTCTGCAGCTGCAGGATGGAGGCTCCCCGGGCGGACAGCAGCAGCCACCGCATCAGCAGACAGTGTATGGCTACTGAGAGCATCAATGGAGAG CTGAGGGCTTGTACCAGTCGGACTATGAAAGGGGAGACCATGCGTCCGTCCAGTCGGGTGCCCCTCATGATGCTTTGTGAGATCCACCGCTCACACATGGTCAAACACCACTGCTGCCCTGGGTGTGGATACTTCTGCCTCGCG GGCACGTTTCTAGAGTGCTGCCCAGACCAGCGCATCGCTCACCGTTTCCACCGTGGTTGTGTGACGGTGCTGGGCGGTGGGCGCAGCAGATCAAACGGCGGCGGTGGCGGCGGCATGCTTTTCTGTCCTCACTGCGGGGAAGATGCCTCTGAGGCCCAGGAGGTCACCATCCCATCCTTCAGCTCGGCCACATCCTCGGCAACCACCGTCGTCACCATGTCTGCTtcctccaccaccaccccgTCACTGCCGCCCTCCGCCCCCACCGCCCCCTCACTCACAGCCTCAACAGGAGGGATGAAGGATGGGAAGATGCCAGAGAGACCTGTCAG TGCACGCATACATAGCCATGGTTTGGTGACACTGGCAGTAGAGCAGCAGCCTCCGCAGCCTGTAGCCTCTGCAGCCACTGAGGCCACCCTCCCCCCAGCAGAGGAGGGGGTGGACAGCGTGGGACCCTCCCTCTGTATGCCAAATGGGAAACCCATCAGCCCCAGTGCACTTCCACCTGGGCCCAGCAGGGCGGCGCTGCAGAAGGCCATCCTCACACAGGACACCGAGAG AAGGAAGAAACTGAGGTTCCACCCCCGCCAGCTCTACCCGTCCGCCAAGCTGGGGGAAGTGCAGAGAGTCCTGCTCATGCTGA tgGAGGGCATAGATCCAACATACCAGCCTGAATCCCAGAACAGGCGCTCTGCTCTCCATGCTGCAGCTCAGAGAGGCCTGCTGGAAGTCTGCTACCTTCTCCTACAG GCCGGAGCTCAAGTGGATGCCCAGGACAAGGACCGTAGGACCCCTCTGCTTGAGGCGATCGTCAACAACCACATTGAGGTGGCTCACTATCTGGTCCAGAACGGAGCCTGCGTCTATCATGTT GAGGAGGATGGATACACTGGCCTCCACCATGCAGCCAAACTGGGAAACCTGGAGATTGTCAGCATGCTGCTGGAAACAGGGCAGGCTGATGTTAACGCACAG GACACCGGGGGCTGGACGCCCATCATCTGGTCTGCAGAGCACAAACACGTAGATGTGATTAAAGTGCTGCTGAACAGAGGCGCTGATGTCACCATTAGTGATAAA GAGCTGAACGTGTGCCTCCACTGGGCAGCGTATGCAGGGAATGTGGATATAGCAGAGTTGGTCATGAACTCTGGCTGCTCCCTCGCCTCAGTTAACTTGCACGGAGATACGCCGCTTCACATCGCCGCCAGAGAGGGCTTCCTGGAATGTGTTAC GTTGTTCTTGTCCAGAGGTGCAGACATTGACGTCGTGAATAGGGAAGGAGACACGCCTCTCAGCCTCGCTCGGTCCGACACGCCGGTGTGGGTCGCCCTCCAGATCAACAGGAAGCTAAGAAGGGGAATAACCAATCGTATGCTTCGGACCGAGAAAATCATCTGCAG TGACGTTGCACAGGGCTATGAGAACGTCCCGATTCCCTGCGTGAACGCAGTGGACGACGAGGGCTGTCCGTCAGACTACAAATACGTTTCAGAAAACTGTGAAACTTCGGCAATGAACATAGACCGCAATATTACACACCTGCag CACTGTAGCTGCACTGATGACTGCTCGTCTAGTAACTGCCTCTGTGGACAACTGAGTATCCGCTGCTGGTACGACAAg gaCCAGCGACTACTCCAGGAATTCAACAAAATTGAGCCTCCACTAATATTTGAATGCAACATGGCGTGTTCCTGTTACCGAACATGCAAGAACAGAGTGGTACAGGCAGGCATCAA AGTTCGTCTTCAGCTCTACAGGACTGAGAAAATGGGCTGGGGAGTTCGAGCTCTGCAGGATATTCCCCAGGGAAGCTTCATCTGCGA ATATGTAGGGGAGCTCATCTCCGACGCAGAGGCCGATGTTAGAGAAGACGACTCCTACCTGTTTGACCTGGACAACAAG GATGGTGAGGTGTATTGCATTGATGCCCGGTACTATGGCAACATCAGCCGCTTCATCAACCACCTGTGTGACCCGAACCTCATCCCGGTGCGTGTGTTCATGCTGCACCAGGACCTGAGGTTTCCCCGCATCGCCTTCTTCAGCTCCAGAGACATCCTCAGTGGACAGGAGCTGGG ATTCGACTATGGAGACCGATTTTGGGACATTAAGAGCAAGTACTTCACCTGTCAGTGTGGATCAGAGAAATGCAAGCACTCGGCCGAGGCCATCGCCATCGAGCAGAACAGACTGGCTCGACTGGATGCTTGCCCAGATTCAGGAGCTGACTGTGGGATGAGCATGCTGGGAAACTCTTAA
- the nelfe gene encoding negative elongation factor E translates to MVVFPSSLTEEEEALQKKYAKLKKKKKALLALKKQNSTNQTNQSGLKRTLSDQPVVDTATATEQAKMLIKTGAISAIKSENKNSGFKRSRMLEKKDPEKGQNPAFLPFQRSVSTDEEPLEAGKRSRRPLYESFVSSRDRFREEEEGGSVPPSREVERDVDRERERDRDRERELDRERDRERERDKDRERERDRGWDKDKDKDKERERERERERDRSRERDRDNDRERDRERDAPFRRSDSYPERRGVRKGNTVYVYGSGLGEDSLRSSFSPHGTIIDLSMDNPRNCAFITFEKMESADQAVAELNGATVGDVHIKVSIARKQPMLDAATGKSVWASLAVQNSTKGSYRDKRNQVVYSEDFL, encoded by the exons ATGGTGGTGTTTCCAAGTTCACTGACGGAGGAAGAAGAGGCTCTGCAAAAGAAATATGCTAAACTCaagaaaaag AAAAAGGCCCTGCTTGCCTTGAAGAAGCAGAATTCAACCAACCAGACAAACCAAAGTGGCTTAAAACGGA CTTTGTCAGACCAGCCTGTTGTTGACACGGCAACGGCCACAGAACAAGCAAAGATGCTCATCAAGACGGGTGCCATCAGCGCCATCAAGTCAGAGAACAAGAACTCTGGGTTTAAACGCTCTCGAATGCTGGAAAAAAAG GACCCAGAGAAAGGCCAAAATCCGGCTTTCTTACCTTTCCAAAGGAGTGTCTCTACAGATGAGGAACCACTTGAG GCTGGGAAAAGATCCAGGAGGCCACTGTATGAGAG CTTTGTCAGCTCAAGAGACAGATTccgggaggaggaggaaggaggcAGCGTGCCGCCCAGCCGTGAAGTGGAAAGGGACGTAGACCGAGAGCGAGAGCGGGACCGGGACCGGGAACGAGAGCTGGATAGAGAGcgggacagagaaagagagagggacaaagaccgggagagggagagagacagaggctGGGACAAGGACAAGGACAAGGACAAGGAAAGGGAGCgggaaagagaaagagaaagggacAGAAGCAGAGAAAGGGATCGAGACAATGACAGGGAACGGGACAGAGAAAGAGATGCACCGTTCAGAC GTTCAGATTCATACCCAGAGCGGAGAGGGGTACGAAAGGGGAACACGGTGTATGTTTATGGCTCTGGGCTCGGAGAGGACAGCCTGCGCTCTTCCTTCTCTCCACATGGAACCATCATTGACCTCTCCATGGACAACCCACGCAA TTGTGCATTTATCACTTTTGAGAAAATGGAGTCTGCAGACCAGGCCGTAGCTGAG TTGAATGGAGCCACAGTGGGAGATGTTCACATCAAAGTGAGCATCGCCAGGAAGCAGCCTATGCTGGATGCTGCCACAGGCAAATCTGTCTGGGCTTCACTGG CTGTGCAGAACAGCACGAAAGGCTCCTACAGGGACAAGAGGAATCAAGTCGTGTACAGTGAAGATTTCCTGTGa
- the ehmt2 gene encoding histone-lysine N-methyltransferase EHMT2 isoform X1, producing the protein MSASETTTKEPPEGNDSETPEESLPGPSQVKEDNAASTTAAVPKKTEPMGGIASMLSSLQPGKDSSKAGEEGEKCSPASSPSKAAAGHAAKSIPSLSPSPSTSSVLSPGRAKMSVSGAGSSKSILAPSPSPSSSSSSSSSSFATASSSPSVSPPPTKIHRARKTMNRPATGQMSHTEAPVIPSGSSEIEQVAKRRKLGHLSEDMPEQSENIPENAQTVAETLFHKKVETVTKTAPEKSNSSVGKLKQEVAEKIPISSPSMQDSEKFEDGGAEARQSKDIEGSVNMSDHGSESETKRTVKSRNENEESSWQQSDQEKERISADVVETVGAGRATEYTEVPLGALNISAADSLTLSPHHEGSDAGDTERLEELPLCSCRMEAPRADSSSHRISRQCMATESINGELRACTSRTMKGETMRPSSRVPLMMLCEIHRSHMVKHHCCPGCGYFCLAGTFLECCPDQRIAHRFHRGCVTVLGGGRSRSNGGGGGGMLFCPHCGEDASEAQEVTIPSFSSATSSATTVVTMSASSTTTPSLPPSAPTAPSLTASTGGMKDGKMPERPVSARIHSHGLVTLAVEQQPPQPVASAATEATLPPAEEGVDSVGPSLCMPNGKPISPSALPPGPSRAALQKAILTQDTERRKKLRFHPRQLYPSAKLGEVQRVLLMLMEGIDPTYQPESQNRRSALHAAAQRGLLEVCYLLLQAGAQVDAQDKDRRTPLLEAIVNNHIEVAHYLVQNGACVYHVEEDGYTGLHHAAKLGNLEIVSMLLETGQADVNAQDTGGWTPIIWSAEHKHVDVIKVLLNRGADVTISDKELNVCLHWAAYAGNVDIAELVMNSGCSLASVNLHGDTPLHIAAREGFLECVTLFLSRGADIDVVNREGDTPLSLARSDTPVWVALQINRKLRRGITNRMLRTEKIICSDVAQGYENVPIPCVNAVDDEGCPSDYKYVSENCETSAMNIDRNITHLQHCSCTDDCSSSNCLCGQLSIRCWYDKDQRLLQEFNKIEPPLIFECNMACSCYRTCKNRVVQAGIKVRLQLYRTEKMGWGVRALQDIPQGSFICEYVGELISDAEADVREDDSYLFDLDNKDGEVYCIDARYYGNISRFINHLCDPNLIPVRVFMLHQDLRFPRIAFFSSRDILSGQELGFDYGDRFWDIKSKYFTCQCGSEKCKHSAEAIAIEQNRLARLDACPDSGADCGMSMLGNS; encoded by the exons ATGTCGGCATCTGAGACAACAACGAAG GAGCCTCCTGAAGGAAATGACTCAGAAACACCAGAAGAGTCCTTACCTGGTCCAAGTCAAGTAAAGGAAG ATAATGCAGCATCCACCACAGCTGCTGTCCCCAAGAAGACAGAGCCCATGGGTGGTATTGCATCAATGTTGTCATCTCTGCAACCTGGAAAGGACTCTTCCAAAgctggagaggagggagagaagtGCTCACCTGCGTCCTCCCctagcaaagcagcagcag GACACGCAGCAAAGTCCATTCCATCATTGTCCCCCTCTCCTTCGACGTCTTCAGTGTTGTCCCCTGGCCGAGCTAAGATGAGTGTCTCTGGAGCCGGCAGTAGTAAATCCATCCTGGCACCTTCTCCTTCCCCGtcgtcctcctcttcttcctcttcttcctcttttgCCACAGCTTCCTCATCTCCTTCTGTCTCCCCTCCCCCAACCAAGATTCATCGGGCTCGAAAGACCATGAACAGGCCTGCAACCGGGCAG ATGAGCCACACTGAAGCGCCTGTGATACCTTCAGGATCCTCTGAAATTGAACAGG TTGCAAAAAGGAGAAAACTTGGTCATTTATCTGAAGACATGCCTGAGCAATCAGAAAACATTCCAGAAAATGCTCAAACTGTG GCAGAAACGTTATTTCATAAAAAAGTGGAGACCGTTACCAAAACTGCACCAGAGAAGAGCAACAGCAGTGTTGGGAAATTAAAGCAGGAAGTTGCCGAGAAAATTCCTATTTCCAGTCCGTCCATGCAAGATTCAGAAAAG TTTGAAGATGGTGGGGCGGAAGCAAGACAAAGTAAAGACATAGAAGGGTCTGTGAACATGTCAGATCAT GGTTCAGAGTCTGAAACAAAGAGAACTGTCAAGAGTAGAAATGAGAACGAGGAGTCTTCGTGGCAGCAATCAGACCAGGAAAAAGAGAGAATCTCGGCTGACGTGGTTGAGACAGTAGGAG CAGGAAGGGCCACTGAGTACACGGAGGTTCCTCTGGGTGCTCTGAACATCTCCGCTGCCGACAGTCTGACTCTTTCTCCTCATCACG AAGGAAGTGATGCAGGAGACACGGAGCGGCTGGAGGAGCTTCCTCTCTGCAGCTGCAGGATGGAGGCTCCCCGGGCGGACAGCAGCAGCCACCGCATCAGCAGACAGTGTATGGCTACTGAGAGCATCAATGGAGAG CTGAGGGCTTGTACCAGTCGGACTATGAAAGGGGAGACCATGCGTCCGTCCAGTCGGGTGCCCCTCATGATGCTTTGTGAGATCCACCGCTCACACATGGTCAAACACCACTGCTGCCCTGGGTGTGGATACTTCTGCCTCGCG GGCACGTTTCTAGAGTGCTGCCCAGACCAGCGCATCGCTCACCGTTTCCACCGTGGTTGTGTGACGGTGCTGGGCGGTGGGCGCAGCAGATCAAACGGCGGCGGTGGCGGCGGCATGCTTTTCTGTCCTCACTGCGGGGAAGATGCCTCTGAGGCCCAGGAGGTCACCATCCCATCCTTCAGCTCGGCCACATCCTCGGCAACCACCGTCGTCACCATGTCTGCTtcctccaccaccaccccgTCACTGCCGCCCTCCGCCCCCACCGCCCCCTCACTCACAGCCTCAACAGGAGGGATGAAGGATGGGAAGATGCCAGAGAGACCTGTCAG TGCACGCATACATAGCCATGGTTTGGTGACACTGGCAGTAGAGCAGCAGCCTCCGCAGCCTGTAGCCTCTGCAGCCACTGAGGCCACCCTCCCCCCAGCAGAGGAGGGGGTGGACAGCGTGGGACCCTCCCTCTGTATGCCAAATGGGAAACCCATCAGCCCCAGTGCACTTCCACCTGGGCCCAGCAGGGCGGCGCTGCAGAAGGCCATCCTCACACAGGACACCGAGAG AAGGAAGAAACTGAGGTTCCACCCCCGCCAGCTCTACCCGTCCGCCAAGCTGGGGGAAGTGCAGAGAGTCCTGCTCATGCTGA tgGAGGGCATAGATCCAACATACCAGCCTGAATCCCAGAACAGGCGCTCTGCTCTCCATGCTGCAGCTCAGAGAGGCCTGCTGGAAGTCTGCTACCTTCTCCTACAG GCCGGAGCTCAAGTGGATGCCCAGGACAAGGACCGTAGGACCCCTCTGCTTGAGGCGATCGTCAACAACCACATTGAGGTGGCTCACTATCTGGTCCAGAACGGAGCCTGCGTCTATCATGTT GAGGAGGATGGATACACTGGCCTCCACCATGCAGCCAAACTGGGAAACCTGGAGATTGTCAGCATGCTGCTGGAAACAGGGCAGGCTGATGTTAACGCACAG GACACCGGGGGCTGGACGCCCATCATCTGGTCTGCAGAGCACAAACACGTAGATGTGATTAAAGTGCTGCTGAACAGAGGCGCTGATGTCACCATTAGTGATAAA GAGCTGAACGTGTGCCTCCACTGGGCAGCGTATGCAGGGAATGTGGATATAGCAGAGTTGGTCATGAACTCTGGCTGCTCCCTCGCCTCAGTTAACTTGCACGGAGATACGCCGCTTCACATCGCCGCCAGAGAGGGCTTCCTGGAATGTGTTAC GTTGTTCTTGTCCAGAGGTGCAGACATTGACGTCGTGAATAGGGAAGGAGACACGCCTCTCAGCCTCGCTCGGTCCGACACGCCGGTGTGGGTCGCCCTCCAGATCAACAGGAAGCTAAGAAGGGGAATAACCAATCGTATGCTTCGGACCGAGAAAATCATCTGCAG TGACGTTGCACAGGGCTATGAGAACGTCCCGATTCCCTGCGTGAACGCAGTGGACGACGAGGGCTGTCCGTCAGACTACAAATACGTTTCAGAAAACTGTGAAACTTCGGCAATGAACATAGACCGCAATATTACACACCTGCag CACTGTAGCTGCACTGATGACTGCTCGTCTAGTAACTGCCTCTGTGGACAACTGAGTATCCGCTGCTGGTACGACAAg gaCCAGCGACTACTCCAGGAATTCAACAAAATTGAGCCTCCACTAATATTTGAATGCAACATGGCGTGTTCCTGTTACCGAACATGCAAGAACAGAGTGGTACAGGCAGGCATCAA AGTTCGTCTTCAGCTCTACAGGACTGAGAAAATGGGCTGGGGAGTTCGAGCTCTGCAGGATATTCCCCAGGGAAGCTTCATCTGCGA ATATGTAGGGGAGCTCATCTCCGACGCAGAGGCCGATGTTAGAGAAGACGACTCCTACCTGTTTGACCTGGACAACAAG GATGGTGAGGTGTATTGCATTGATGCCCGGTACTATGGCAACATCAGCCGCTTCATCAACCACCTGTGTGACCCGAACCTCATCCCGGTGCGTGTGTTCATGCTGCACCAGGACCTGAGGTTTCCCCGCATCGCCTTCTTCAGCTCCAGAGACATCCTCAGTGGACAGGAGCTGGG ATTCGACTATGGAGACCGATTTTGGGACATTAAGAGCAAGTACTTCACCTGTCAGTGTGGATCAGAGAAATGCAAGCACTCGGCCGAGGCCATCGCCATCGAGCAGAACAGACTGGCTCGACTGGATGCTTGCCCAGATTCAGGAGCTGACTGTGGGATGAGCATGCTGGGAAACTCTTAA
- the LOC117455193 gene encoding zinc finger and BTB domain-containing protein 12-like, whose translation MEMLCFRLPGHGDTTLKHLNTLRARQQFCDITIVASDNQTFRGHKVVLAACSPFLRDQFLLNPAPKLQVSMLYSSTVVCGLLQSCYTGLLQFNPEEIVNYLTAASYLQMEHIVERCRGALKKYVQLKNPGPAKMTSEKSQAQPLIVSGSVHSVASPPTSQPSPLHLHSPVVCSVEENSGDMSARGSSQHYHGSPTLDEPYIKVGASDEEEKARQEDYDVFRVYISEEDQMNRDREEERGAPSEGTQDAYYPETDGVVIGESGEYELNPTEDNLSTGGLSAEGLRAFRRRLSDPKTGRGRGRGRGFRKRRWVSTQEKRLPNNQDLWYLATAGMGGIMNMDYNQEGPKTGNLLSVELPQLDYSMGDTKGEKVSPMGGNSLTQCALEESSCGAGEGSSGLTTVGTNEGGDESVAVVGSTSSVSGPVICEHCGITFPSAQSLSFHSRSTHLLYTCPCCGKHFHHSANLTRHMAVHRGGGKTHQCPLCYKTFTQKSTLIDHMNLHSGERPHRCAYCHARFAHKPALRRHLKEQHGKTTGQNSLHEQEERERAATIREEEQECLVTEQMSLKM comes from the exons ATGGAGATGCTGTGTTTCCGGTTACCTGGCCACGGGGACACAACCCTAAAGCACCTGAACACACTGAGGGCCCGTCAGCAATTCTGTGACATCACTATTGTGGCCAGCGATAACCAGACCTTCAGGGGCCATAAAGTTGTCCTGGCTGCCTGCTCGCCTTTCCTGAGAGACCAGTTCCTCCTCAACCCAGCCCCAAAGCTCCAG GTGTCGATGCTGTACAGCTCCACAGTGGTGTGTGGTCTGCTTCAGTCTTGTTACACTGGCCTCCTGCAGTTTAACCCAGAAGAGATTGTCAACTACCTGACTGCTGCCAGTTACCTACAGATGGAGCATATTGTGGAGCGCTGCCGTGGAGCCCTGAAGAAGTATGTGCAGCTAAAAAACCCCGGTCCAGCAAAG ATGACTTCAGAGAAGAGCCAGGCTCAACCTTTAATTGTCAGCGGAAGTGTTCATTCTGTTGCATCCCCTCCCACCAGCCAACCCTCCCCTTTGCATCTACACAGTCCTGTAGTGTGCTCAGTGGAGGAGAACAGCGGAGACATGTCTGCCCGGGGAAGCAGTCAACACTACCATGGCAGTCCCACTTTGGACGAGCCATACATTAAG GTTGGCGCATCAGATGAGGAGGAAAAGGCTCGACAGGAGGACTATGATGTGTTCAGAGTGTACATCTCAGAAGAAGATCAGATGAACAGAGAccgggaggaggagagaggagctcCCTCTGAAGGAACACAGGATGCTTATTACCCAGAGACTGACGGTGTGGTGATTGGAGAAAGCGGTGAATATGAGCTAAATCCAACAGAAGATAATCTCAGTACTGGGGGACTTTCAGCTGAGGGGCTCCGCGCTTTCAGGCGCAGGCTTTCTGACCCTAAAACTGGGCGGGGCAGAGGGAGAGGCAGGGGTTTTAGGAAAAGAAGGTGGGTGTCAACACAGGAGAAAAGACTTCCAAACAACCAGGATTTGTGGTACTTAGCAACTGCAGGAATGGGAGGTATTATGAACATGGACTACAACCAAGAAGGGCCAAAGACAGGAAACCTCCTCTCCGTTGAACTCCCACAGTTAGACTACAGTATGGGTGACACGAAGGGGGAAAAGGTCTCACCAATGGGAGGCAACAGTTTGACCCAGTGCGCCCTGGAGGAGTCTAGTTGTGGTGCTGGTGAGGGAAGTTCAGGGCTAACGACTGTCGGGACAAACGAGGGAGGGGATGAGTCTGTCGCGGTGGTGGGATCTACCTCCAGTGTGTCTGGGCCTGTGATCTGTGAGCACTGTGGCATCACATTCCCCTCCGCCCAATCGCTATCCTTCCATTCCCGCTCCACCCACCTGCTTTACACCTGCCCCTGCTGCGGCAAACACTTCCACCACTCTGCCAACCTTACCCGGCACATGGCTGTGCATCGAGGCGGTGGCAAAACTCACCAGTGCCCCCTGTGCTATAAGACTTTCACCCAAAAATCCACACTGATAGACCACATGAACCTCCACAGCGGCGAGCGGCCACACCGCTGTGCATACTGCCACGCCCGCTTTGCTCACAAGCCTGCCTTAAGACGCCACCTGAAGGAACAACACGGAAAAACCACAGGGCAGAACTCTCTACATGAgcaagaggagagggagagagctgCAACAATACGAGAGGAAGAGCAAGAGTGCCTGGTTACTGAACAAATGTCATTAAAGATGTAA